The following are from one region of the Oncorhynchus kisutch isolate 150728-3 unplaced genomic scaffold, Okis_V2 Okis03b-Okis08b_hom, whole genome shotgun sequence genome:
- the vps33b gene encoding vacuolar protein sorting-associated protein 33B isoform X1 produces MAHSVRRDAPELPDFSLLKRLARDQLIYLLEQLPGRKDLFIEADLMSPLDRIANVTTLKQHDVDKLYKVEHKPIVSTSDQLCFLIRPRIKTVKWICDVVNADKAFGRFRRYKIIFSPQKFYACENLLEEQGIFGDVTTDEWSFYLLPLDDDIISLELPEFFRDYFLEGDQRWVRTAGSALHLLHSVYGPFSKVYGIGRCSKMAYESWREQVEEGEQRARQAEIGNVFLIDRDVDLVTPLCSQVVYEGLVDDIFRIKCGCVEFCPDVTSSDKSIKVMLNSQDKVFNEIRNEHFSQVFGFLSQKARNLQTAYDKRSGMDIKQMKTFVSEELKGLKQEHRLLSLHIGASESMMKKKTKQDFQELLKTEHSLLEGFEIRECISYIEEHINRQVSMVESMRLLCLLSLTENGLLPKDYRSLKNQFLQSYGIEHLLTFSNLKQLGLLVEQQPGETLTVMESRVGKLVNDKTAGKLTDAFSSLAKKSNFRALGRRLNLVPKSDEEYDLRVPRDMAYIFSGAYIPLSCKLIEQVLERDGWTGLEEVTRMLNGHEFAVTAGSNGSDARVKTDSQRIILVMFLGGCTFSEISALRFLGREKGLKFIVVTTAITNSARLLESMLDNHA; encoded by the exons ATGGCTCACAGTGTCAGGAGAGATGCCCCTGAGCTCCCTGACTTCTCTCTGCTCAAGAGGCTGGCCAGGGACCAGCTCATTTACCTACTGGAACAG CTACCTGGGAGGAAGGACCTGTTCATTGAGGCAGATTTGATGAGCCCCCTGGACCGCATTGCTAATGTCACAACACTAAAG CAACATGATGTGGACAAGCTTTACAAAGTGGAACACAAACCCATTGTCAGCACCTCAGATCA ACTATGCTTCCTGATCCGTCCAAGAATAAAAACTGTCAAGTGGATATGTG ATGTGGTCAATGCAGACAAAGCATTTGGGAGATTCAGAAGATACAAGATCATATTTAGCCCTCAGAAG TTTTATGCATGCGAGAACCTTTTGGAGGAGCAGGGAATCTTTGGTG ATGTGACTACTGACGAGTGGTCATTCTACCTCCTGCCCCTGGACGATGACATCATTAGCTTGGAGCTTCCGGAATTCTTCAGAGACTACTTCTTG GAGGGAGACCAGCGCTGGGTGAGAACAGCGGGTAGTGCCCTGCATCTCCTACACTCTGTCTACGGCCCCTTCTCTAAGGTGTATGGGATCGGACGATGCTCCAAG ATGGCGTATGAATCGTGGAGGGagcaggtggaggagggggaacagagagCGCGTCAAGCGGAGATCGGAAATGTGTTTCTCATTGACAGAG ATGTGGACCTTGTGACTCCTCTGTGTTCCCAGGTTGTCTATGAAGGACTTGTCGATGATATTTTCAGAATTAAATGTG GATGTGTGGAGTTTTGTCCAGATGTCACCTCCTCTGACAAGAGTATAAAAGTGATGCTAAACTCTCAAGATAAG GTTTTTAATGAGATCAGGAACGAGCATTTCTCCCAGGTGTTTGGCTTCCTAAGTCAAAAGGCCCGAAACCTCCAGACTGCATATGAT AAGCGTAGTGGAATGGACATTAAACAGATGAAGACGTTTGTGTCGGAGGAGCTGAAAGGGTTAAAACAGGAGCATCGGCTCCTCAGTCTGC ATATTGGTGCCAGTGAGTCGATGATGAAGAAGAAAACGAAGCAGGACTTCCAAGAGCTGTTGAAGACAGAGCACT CCTTACTGGAGGGGTTTGAAATCCGTGAATGTATTTCCTACATAGAGGAGCATATCAATAGACAG GTCTCTATGGTGGAAAGTATGAGACTCCTTTGTCTGCTGTCTCTCACAGAAAACG GCCTCCTTCCCAAAGATTATCGGTCATTAAAAAACCAGTTTCTACAG AGTTATGGCATTGAACACCTACTGACGTTTTCCAACCTGAAGCAGCTAGGCCTGCTGGTGGAGCAGCAGCCTGGAGAGACCCTCACTGTCATGGAGAGCAGAGTGGGCAAACTGGTCAACGACAAAACCGCAG GAAAGCTGACTGATGCCTTCTCCTCCCTGGCCAAGAAGAGCAATTTCCGTGCCTTGGGCAGGAGGCTCAATCTG GTGCCCAAGTCAGATGAAGAGTATGACCTCCGTGTCCCTCGAGACATGGCCTATATCTTCAGTGGAGCCTACATTCCTTTGAGCTGCAAACTCATCGAACAG GTATTGGAGCGTGATGGCTGGACAGGGCTCGAGGAAGTCACCCGCATGCTCAACGGACATGAATTTGCAGTCACAG caGGTAGTAACGGATCAGACGCAAGGGTGAAGACCGATTCCCAGCGTATCATCCTAGTCATGTTCCTGGGTGGGTGCACCTTCTCAGAGATCTCAGCACTACGCTTCCTGGGCAGAGAGAAAG GTCTTAAATTCATTGTGGTGACCACAGCTATCACAAACAGTGCCAGACTTCTGGAGTCTATGTTGGACAACCATGCATGA
- the vps33b gene encoding vacuolar protein sorting-associated protein 33B isoform X2 produces the protein MAHSVRRDAPELPDFSLLKRLARDQLIYLLEQLPGRKDLFIEADLMSPLDRIANVTTLKQHDVDKLYKVEHKPIVSTSDQLCFLIRPRIKTVKWICDVVNADKAFGRFRRYKIIFSPQKFYACENLLEEQGIFGDVTTDEWSFYLLPLDDDIISLELPEFFRDYFLEGDQRWVRTAGSALHLLHSVYGPFSKVYGIGRCSKMAYESWREQVEEGEQRARQAEIGNVFLIDRDVDLVTPLCSQVVYEGLVDDIFRIKCGCVEFCPDVTSSDKSIKVMLNSQDKVFNEIRNEHFSQVFGFLSQKARNLQTAYDKRSGMDIKQMKTFVSEELKGLKQEHRLLSLHIGASESMMKKKTKQDFQELLKTEHSLLEGFEIRECISYIEEHINRQVSMVESMRLLCLLSLTENGLLPKDYRSLKNQFLQSYGIEHLLTFSNLKQLGLLVEQQPGETLTVMESRVGKLVNDKTAGKLTDAFSSLAKKSNFRALGRRLNLVPKSDEEYDLRVPRDMAYIFSGAYIPLSCKLIEQVLERDGWTGLEEVTRMLNGHEFAVTGSNGSDARVKTDSQRIILVMFLGGCTFSEISALRFLGREKGLKFIVVTTAITNSARLLESMLDNHA, from the exons ATGGCTCACAGTGTCAGGAGAGATGCCCCTGAGCTCCCTGACTTCTCTCTGCTCAAGAGGCTGGCCAGGGACCAGCTCATTTACCTACTGGAACAG CTACCTGGGAGGAAGGACCTGTTCATTGAGGCAGATTTGATGAGCCCCCTGGACCGCATTGCTAATGTCACAACACTAAAG CAACATGATGTGGACAAGCTTTACAAAGTGGAACACAAACCCATTGTCAGCACCTCAGATCA ACTATGCTTCCTGATCCGTCCAAGAATAAAAACTGTCAAGTGGATATGTG ATGTGGTCAATGCAGACAAAGCATTTGGGAGATTCAGAAGATACAAGATCATATTTAGCCCTCAGAAG TTTTATGCATGCGAGAACCTTTTGGAGGAGCAGGGAATCTTTGGTG ATGTGACTACTGACGAGTGGTCATTCTACCTCCTGCCCCTGGACGATGACATCATTAGCTTGGAGCTTCCGGAATTCTTCAGAGACTACTTCTTG GAGGGAGACCAGCGCTGGGTGAGAACAGCGGGTAGTGCCCTGCATCTCCTACACTCTGTCTACGGCCCCTTCTCTAAGGTGTATGGGATCGGACGATGCTCCAAG ATGGCGTATGAATCGTGGAGGGagcaggtggaggagggggaacagagagCGCGTCAAGCGGAGATCGGAAATGTGTTTCTCATTGACAGAG ATGTGGACCTTGTGACTCCTCTGTGTTCCCAGGTTGTCTATGAAGGACTTGTCGATGATATTTTCAGAATTAAATGTG GATGTGTGGAGTTTTGTCCAGATGTCACCTCCTCTGACAAGAGTATAAAAGTGATGCTAAACTCTCAAGATAAG GTTTTTAATGAGATCAGGAACGAGCATTTCTCCCAGGTGTTTGGCTTCCTAAGTCAAAAGGCCCGAAACCTCCAGACTGCATATGAT AAGCGTAGTGGAATGGACATTAAACAGATGAAGACGTTTGTGTCGGAGGAGCTGAAAGGGTTAAAACAGGAGCATCGGCTCCTCAGTCTGC ATATTGGTGCCAGTGAGTCGATGATGAAGAAGAAAACGAAGCAGGACTTCCAAGAGCTGTTGAAGACAGAGCACT CCTTACTGGAGGGGTTTGAAATCCGTGAATGTATTTCCTACATAGAGGAGCATATCAATAGACAG GTCTCTATGGTGGAAAGTATGAGACTCCTTTGTCTGCTGTCTCTCACAGAAAACG GCCTCCTTCCCAAAGATTATCGGTCATTAAAAAACCAGTTTCTACAG AGTTATGGCATTGAACACCTACTGACGTTTTCCAACCTGAAGCAGCTAGGCCTGCTGGTGGAGCAGCAGCCTGGAGAGACCCTCACTGTCATGGAGAGCAGAGTGGGCAAACTGGTCAACGACAAAACCGCAG GAAAGCTGACTGATGCCTTCTCCTCCCTGGCCAAGAAGAGCAATTTCCGTGCCTTGGGCAGGAGGCTCAATCTG GTGCCCAAGTCAGATGAAGAGTATGACCTCCGTGTCCCTCGAGACATGGCCTATATCTTCAGTGGAGCCTACATTCCTTTGAGCTGCAAACTCATCGAACAG GTATTGGAGCGTGATGGCTGGACAGGGCTCGAGGAAGTCACCCGCATGCTCAACGGACATGAATTTGCAGTCACAG GTAGTAACGGATCAGACGCAAGGGTGAAGACCGATTCCCAGCGTATCATCCTAGTCATGTTCCTGGGTGGGTGCACCTTCTCAGAGATCTCAGCACTACGCTTCCTGGGCAGAGAGAAAG GTCTTAAATTCATTGTGGTGACCACAGCTATCACAAACAGTGCCAGACTTCTGGAGTCTATGTTGGACAACCATGCATGA